The following proteins are co-located in the Primulina tabacum isolate GXHZ01 chromosome 11, ASM2559414v2, whole genome shotgun sequence genome:
- the LOC142519531 gene encoding ATG8-interacting protein 1-like isoform X1 has translation MADDKEEETMPKGNEWEVLALTDSEYAAASDPKRSPLYDSQNTLVGEDAAESSIPMFMSGHFVFPRSQNENLQENSEHNEEYSGKGGFDDVTECVVNQEGKPDSKHEEHLIDEGLIPDEFPITPNIDEKGDEMFFNFADAAASNLLGKEQSMQSTVKFDFHDSKATSLRNEEFSESTEPSDSLGDAENASLSNVQQHGKEVEDNSEPSNLPCKARWKTHAASLYDHAKNKTPFWSIFVAAAVMGIVILGHRWQRDRQQALLPKSQLVIDDEGTCWMLGPVSRLKAVALGGQPGSYIRSVSL, from the exons ATGGCTGATGATAAGGAGGAAGAAACCATGCCCAAAGGAAATGAATGGGAGGTTTTGGCTCTCACAGACTCTGAGTATGCTGCTGCTTCTGATCCCAAACGAAGCCCTCTTTACGATAGTCAAAACACTTTAGTCGGGGAGGATGCTGCTGAATCTTCAATTCCGATGTTTATGTCAGGGCATTTTGTATTTCCACGTAGTCAGAATGAGAATTTGCAAGAAAACTCTGAACACAATGAAGAATACAGTGGCAAGGGGGGTTTCGATGATGTTACTGAATGTGTAGTGAATCAAGAGGGTAAACCGGATTCAAAGCATGAAGAACATTTGATTGACGAGGGACTGATTCCTGATGAATTTCCTATAACTCCAAATATTGATGAAAAGGGTGATGAGATGTTCTTCAACTTTGCAGATGCTGCTGCCTCCAATTTGTTAGGAAAAGAGCAGAGCATGCAAAGCACTGTGAAGTTTGATTTTCATGACAGCAAAGCAACTTCACTCAGGAATGAAGAATTCTCAGAAAGTACTGAACCATCTGACTCTCTGGGCGATGCTGAGAACGCAAGCCTGTCAAATGTGCAGCAGCATGGCAAAGAAGTTGAGGATAATAGTGAACCGTCCAATCTTCCATGCAAAGCTCGGTGGAAAACGCATGCTGCTTCTTTATATGACCATGCAAAAAACAAAACTCCATTTTGGTCTATTTTTGTAGCTGCAGCTGTTATGGGAATTGTGATTCTTGGTCATCGGTGGCAGCGAGATAGGCAACAAGCTTTGCTACCAAAGTCACAGTTGGTTATTGATGATGAG GGCACATGTTGGATGCTTGGTCCAGTTTCTCGACTCAAAGCTGTTGCTTTGGGTGGCCAGCCTGGTTCATACATCAGA TCCGTTTCTCTGTAG
- the LOC142519531 gene encoding ATG8-interacting protein 1-like isoform X2: MADDKEEETMPKGNEWEVLALTDSEYAAASDPKRSPLYDSQNTLVGEDAAESSIPMFMSGHFVFPRSQNENLQENSEHNEEYSGKGGFDDVTECVVNQEGKPDSKHEEHLIDEGLIPDEFPITPNIDEKGDEMFFNFADAAASNLLGKEQSMQSTVKFDFHDSKATSLRNEEFSESTEPSDSLGDAENASLSNVQQHGKEVEDNSEPSNLPCKARWKTHAASLYDHAKNKTPFWSIFVAAAVMGIVILGHRWQRDRQQALLPKSQLVIDDEGTCWMLGPVSRLKAVALGGQPGSYIRDEF, encoded by the exons ATGGCTGATGATAAGGAGGAAGAAACCATGCCCAAAGGAAATGAATGGGAGGTTTTGGCTCTCACAGACTCTGAGTATGCTGCTGCTTCTGATCCCAAACGAAGCCCTCTTTACGATAGTCAAAACACTTTAGTCGGGGAGGATGCTGCTGAATCTTCAATTCCGATGTTTATGTCAGGGCATTTTGTATTTCCACGTAGTCAGAATGAGAATTTGCAAGAAAACTCTGAACACAATGAAGAATACAGTGGCAAGGGGGGTTTCGATGATGTTACTGAATGTGTAGTGAATCAAGAGGGTAAACCGGATTCAAAGCATGAAGAACATTTGATTGACGAGGGACTGATTCCTGATGAATTTCCTATAACTCCAAATATTGATGAAAAGGGTGATGAGATGTTCTTCAACTTTGCAGATGCTGCTGCCTCCAATTTGTTAGGAAAAGAGCAGAGCATGCAAAGCACTGTGAAGTTTGATTTTCATGACAGCAAAGCAACTTCACTCAGGAATGAAGAATTCTCAGAAAGTACTGAACCATCTGACTCTCTGGGCGATGCTGAGAACGCAAGCCTGTCAAATGTGCAGCAGCATGGCAAAGAAGTTGAGGATAATAGTGAACCGTCCAATCTTCCATGCAAAGCTCGGTGGAAAACGCATGCTGCTTCTTTATATGACCATGCAAAAAACAAAACTCCATTTTGGTCTATTTTTGTAGCTGCAGCTGTTATGGGAATTGTGATTCTTGGTCATCGGTGGCAGCGAGATAGGCAACAAGCTTTGCTACCAAAGTCACAGTTGGTTATTGATGATGAG GGCACATGTTGGATGCTTGGTCCAGTTTCTCGACTCAAAGCTGTTGCTTTGGGTGGCCAGCCTGGTTCATACATCAGA GATGAATTTTGA